One genomic segment of Oncorhynchus masou masou isolate Uvic2021 chromosome 16, UVic_Omas_1.1, whole genome shotgun sequence includes these proteins:
- the LOC135557157 gene encoding arf-GAP with coiled-coil, ANK repeat and PH domain-containing protein 2-like, whose amino-acid sequence MLNDVTGLGRILYDFYEFRINVLQSKRRSEILKSMLSFMYAHLTYFHQGYDLFSELQPLMKQLGGQVGLYPIYSH is encoded by the exons ATGCTAAATGATGTCACAGGTCTGGGTCGGATCTTATATGATTTCTACGAGTTTCGG ATCAATGTACTCCAGTCTAAGAGAAGATCGGAAATCCTCAAATCG ATGCTGTCCTTCATGTACGCCCACCTGACCTACTTCCACCAGGGTTACGACCTCTTCAGTGAACTCCAACCTCTCATGAAACAGCTGGGGGGACAGGTAGGCCTTTACCCCATTTACTCCCATTAA